One part of the Orenia metallireducens genome encodes these proteins:
- a CDS encoding chemotaxis protein CheA yields MDMSDFQELYASESREHLDLLNDALLTLENNPDDMEMINEAFRAAHTLKGMAGTMGFDNVSELAHAMENVMDLIRDETLAVNTEVINILFKAVDMLELLSNSPEETTGLHALINELKAYSQGDRTADTQNKSIANVSHDSKFNLTQEEIEMTQNAQGHPMTIRVKLEEDCVFKSLRADMVLDALEEHGELIKANPKIEKIKNEEFETTFYILFSTKDDKDVIYDALNSVSEVEKVEITLIEDITQLLVTEDNQVEAEDTIVSEDDEEKKPKATTLSKRLKSNNTIRVDVERLDALMNLVAELVIKRTQVESVGRSYNLDELNKKLKPLSKVTTELQNAVMEMRMVPISLVFNRFPRLVRDLSQELDKNINLVIEGEDTELDRTIIDEIGDPLVHMIRNSIDHGIESPAEREKFGKDPIGLVRLSAFHEGNNVVIQIQDDGHGIDPKFIGNKAVEKGVISQSELETMSNNDIIKLIFAPGFSTAAKVSDVSGRGVGMDVVKNKIESLSGSVDITSEVGKGSVFTIKLPLTLSIIQGFLTKVANQDYVIPLESIQEIVDVNLDEIQTIRKEKVIHRRGSVIPLISLRNKLNKPTLEEKRDEIPTVIVEVGDENYGLMVDSIIGQQEVVIKRINDLSENLQKIAGGAILGDGSIALIINVEEITTG; encoded by the coding sequence ATGGATATGAGTGATTTTCAAGAATTATATGCTAGTGAATCTAGAGAACATCTTGATCTTTTAAATGATGCACTCTTGACTTTAGAGAATAACCCTGATGATATGGAAATGATAAATGAAGCTTTTAGGGCAGCCCATACCTTAAAAGGTATGGCAGGAACTATGGGTTTTGATAATGTTAGTGAATTAGCTCATGCTATGGAAAATGTTATGGATTTAATTAGAGATGAGACTTTAGCTGTTAATACTGAGGTTATCAATATACTCTTTAAAGCAGTAGATATGTTAGAGTTATTAAGTAATAGTCCTGAAGAGACTACTGGATTACATGCTTTGATCAATGAATTAAAGGCATATTCCCAAGGTGATAGAACAGCAGATACTCAAAATAAGAGTATAGCTAACGTTAGCCATGATAGTAAATTTAATTTGACCCAAGAAGAGATAGAGATGACCCAAAATGCTCAAGGGCATCCCATGACTATTAGAGTTAAATTAGAAGAAGATTGTGTCTTCAAATCATTAAGGGCAGATATGGTCTTAGATGCTTTAGAAGAGCATGGGGAATTGATTAAAGCAAATCCTAAGATAGAGAAGATTAAAAATGAGGAGTTTGAGACTACCTTCTATATTCTATTCTCAACTAAAGATGATAAGGATGTAATTTATGATGCCTTAAATAGTGTCTCTGAGGTTGAAAAGGTAGAAATTACCCTTATTGAAGATATAACTCAATTATTAGTAACAGAAGACAATCAGGTTGAAGCAGAAGATACTATTGTTAGTGAAGATGATGAAGAGAAGAAGCCAAAAGCAACTACGTTATCCAAGCGCTTAAAATCCAATAATACAATTAGGGTAGATGTAGAACGATTGGATGCTTTAATGAATTTAGTTGCAGAGTTGGTTATTAAGAGAACTCAGGTAGAGTCTGTTGGTAGAAGTTATAATTTAGACGAATTGAACAAAAAGTTGAAGCCATTAAGTAAGGTAACTACTGAATTACAAAATGCAGTAATGGAGATGAGAATGGTTCCAATTAGTTTAGTATTTAACCGATTCCCTAGGTTGGTTAGAGACTTATCCCAAGAATTAGATAAGAATATCAACTTAGTGATTGAAGGTGAAGATACAGAATTAGATAGAACTATTATCGATGAAATTGGAGATCCTCTAGTTCATATGATTCGTAATTCTATAGATCATGGTATTGAAAGTCCAGCAGAAAGAGAAAAGTTTGGAAAAGATCCAATTGGTTTAGTTAGATTGTCTGCTTTCCATGAAGGAAATAATGTTGTAATTCAGATTCAAGATGATGGACATGGAATTGATCCTAAGTTTATTGGAAATAAGGCAGTAGAGAAAGGTGTTATTTCTCAATCTGAATTAGAAACTATGAGTAATAATGATATAATTAAATTAATTTTTGCTCCAGGGTTTAGTACTGCAGCTAAAGTAAGTGATGTTTCAGGTCGTGGAGTAGGAATGGATGTTGTAAAGAATAAGATAGAATCATTAAGTGGTTCTGTTGATATTACTTCAGAAGTTGGTAAAGGTTCTGTCTTTACTATTAAATTACCATTGACATTATCTATTATTCAAGGTTTCTTGACTAAAGTAGCAAATCAAGATTATGTAATCCCATTAGAATCGATTCAAGAGATTGTAGATGTCAATCTAGATGAGATTCAAACTATTAGAAAAGAGAAAGTTATTCACCGTAGAGGATCTGTAATTCCATTAATCTCTTTACGCAATAAGTTGAATAAACCAACATTAGAAGAGAAAAGAGATGAAATTCCTACAGTTATTGTTGAAGTAGGAGATGAAAATTATGGTTTAATGGTTGACTCTATTATTGGACAACAAGAGGTAGTAATTAAGAGGATTAATGATTTATCAGAGAATCTGCAAAAGATTGCTGGTGGAGCTATTCTAGGTGATGGTAGTATTGCCTTAATTATTAATGTAGAGGAAATTACAACTGGTTAG
- the hisH gene encoding imidazole glycerol phosphate synthase subunit HisH, with amino-acid sequence MIKIIDYGMGNLRSVQKSFEKVGYQAEITNKKEEILNADGVVLPGVGAFKDAMENIQKLDLIDTIHQVVKEGKPFLGICLGFQLLFSESTEFGYTKGLDIISGSVKKFPDNLGLKIPHMGWNQLNLKQDNQIYDGLTDGEFQYFVHSYYVETEDKDVIGATTDYGIEFVSSIVKDNVYGAQFHPEKSSDKGLQVLKNFGKIVEMEEE; translated from the coding sequence ATGATTAAAATCATAGATTACGGGATGGGTAATTTAAGGAGTGTACAAAAGAGCTTTGAGAAGGTTGGTTATCAAGCGGAGATAACTAATAAGAAAGAGGAGATACTAAATGCAGATGGAGTTGTTCTTCCAGGAGTAGGTGCTTTTAAGGATGCTATGGAGAACATTCAGAAATTAGATTTGATAGATACTATCCACCAAGTGGTTAAGGAAGGTAAACCTTTTTTAGGAATCTGCTTAGGGTTTCAACTCCTATTTAGTGAAAGTACAGAATTTGGTTATACTAAAGGTTTAGATATTATCTCTGGTTCAGTTAAGAAGTTTCCTGATAATTTAGGGCTTAAGATTCCTCATATGGGTTGGAACCAATTGAATCTTAAACAAGATAATCAAATCTATGATGGATTAACTGATGGAGAATTCCAATACTTTGTTCATTCTTATTATGTTGAAACAGAGGATAAAGATGTAATTGGTGCAACAACTGATTATGGGATTGAGTTTGTCTCAAGTATTGTTAAGGATAATGTCTATGGTGCTCAATTCCATCCAGAGAAGAGTAGTGATAAGGGATTACAGGTTCTTAAGAATTTTGGAAAGATAGTAGAAATGGAGGAAGAATAG
- the hisB gene encoding imidazoleglycerol-phosphate dehydratase HisB, which yields MRQADINRQTSETEISLKINLDGSGNSNIDTPVPFLNHMLDLFTRHGLFDLELEAKGDVEIDDHHTVEDIGIVLGQAIKEAIGDKVGINRYGSEFVPMDDALVHIALDLSGRYYLNCEIDGLKDKVGEFDTELVEEFFRAVAFNLGLNLHIRKLAGYNTHHIIEGIFKAFGRSLSKAVAINDRITGIMSTKGKLE from the coding sequence ATGCGTCAAGCAGATATAAATCGTCAGACCAGTGAAACAGAGATCTCTTTAAAGATAAATTTGGATGGTAGTGGAAATTCTAATATTGATACTCCTGTCCCTTTTCTAAATCATATGCTAGATCTATTTACTAGACATGGGCTTTTTGATTTGGAATTAGAGGCTAAGGGTGATGTAGAGATAGATGACCACCATACTGTAGAGGATATTGGAATTGTACTAGGTCAGGCTATCAAAGAAGCTATTGGAGATAAAGTAGGAATCAACCGTTATGGAAGCGAGTTTGTTCCAATGGATGATGCTCTAGTTCATATAGCATTAGATTTAAGTGGAAGATATTATTTGAATTGTGAGATAGATGGGCTAAAGGATAAGGTAGGGGAGTTTGATACAGAGCTAGTAGAAGAGTTCTTTAGAGCAGTAGCCTTTAATTTAGGTCTTAATTTACATATTAGAAAGTTAGCAGGTTATAATACCCATCATATTATTGAAGGTATTTTTAAAGCCTTTGGAAGGTCATTATCTAAGGCTGTGGCTATTAATGATAGGATTACGGGGATAATGTCAACTAAGGGAAAACTTGAATAA
- the hisA gene encoding 1-(5-phosphoribosyl)-5-[(5-phosphoribosylamino)methylideneamino]imidazole-4-carboxamide isomerase has translation MEVIPAIDIRNGNCVRLYKGDFEQETVYGDPIEMARLWASKGASRLHIVDLDGALDGKPTNLELISKIVKEVEVPVQVGGGIRTMEIIKSYLSVGVDRVIIGTAAIENPKLVVEGIKEFGAARIVVGIDAKNNYVATEGWLETSDTTVIDLGKAMKARGVEWVVYTDISKDGTLTGPNIESTQTLAKETGLKVIASGGVSKLEDIKNLKMIEEDGVVGVITGKAIYTDSLDLEEAIKISNE, from the coding sequence ATGGAAGTTATACCAGCAATAGATATTCGTAATGGAAATTGTGTCCGTTTATATAAAGGTGATTTTGAACAAGAGACTGTCTATGGTGATCCAATTGAGATGGCTAGATTATGGGCAAGTAAAGGGGCTAGCCGTTTACATATCGTTGATTTAGATGGTGCTTTAGATGGTAAGCCTACTAATTTGGAGTTAATCTCTAAAATCGTTAAAGAGGTGGAGGTTCCAGTACAGGTCGGTGGTGGAATCAGAACTATGGAGATTATCAAGAGTTACTTATCAGTTGGAGTAGATAGAGTAATTATTGGAACAGCAGCGATTGAGAATCCTAAGTTGGTTGTAGAAGGGATCAAGGAGTTTGGTGCCGCTAGAATTGTAGTAGGTATCGATGCTAAGAATAATTATGTAGCTACTGAAGGGTGGCTAGAGACTTCTGATACTACTGTAATTGATTTGGGTAAAGCAATGAAAGCTAGAGGTGTAGAGTGGGTTGTTTATACTGATATCAGTAAAGATGGGACTTTAACAGGTCCGAATATAGAGAGTACTCAAACTTTGGCTAAAGAGACAGGCTTAAAGGTGATTGCCTCTGGAGGGGTATCTAAACTAGAGGATATTAAGAATTTAAAGATGATAGAAGAGGATGGAGTAGTAGGAGTGATTACAGGAAAAGCAATCTATACCGATAGTTTAGATTTAGAAGAAGCAATTAAGATTAGTAACGAGTAA
- the hisF gene encoding imidazole glycerol phosphate synthase subunit HisF → MLAKRIIPCLDVDKGRVVKGVNFVDIRDAGDPVELAAFYDREGADELVFLDITASSDKRKTMVDVVKRTAEKVFIPFTIGGGIRTTEDMRELLKAGADKISINSAAVKNPELIRDGAQKFGSQCIVVAIDAKRKGDSWEVFVHGGRTATSIDVIDWAKQIEELGGGEILLTSMDGDGTKDGYDNELNKAVSEAVNIPVIASGGAGNLEHIKEAFTLGKADAALAASIFHFKEYTIEETKKYLKKEGVNVRCLSRI, encoded by the coding sequence ATGTTAGCAAAGCGGATTATTCCCTGCCTTGATGTAGATAAGGGAAGGGTAGTTAAAGGGGTTAATTTTGTTGATATTCGTGATGCAGGAGATCCTGTAGAGTTGGCTGCTTTTTATGATAGGGAAGGTGCTGATGAGTTAGTCTTTTTAGATATTACAGCATCTAGCGATAAGCGTAAGACGATGGTTGATGTAGTTAAACGGACTGCTGAGAAGGTGTTTATTCCCTTTACTATCGGTGGAGGAATTAGAACAACTGAAGATATGAGAGAGTTATTAAAGGCTGGAGCAGATAAGATATCAATCAATTCAGCAGCAGTGAAGAATCCCGAGTTGATTAGAGATGGTGCTCAAAAGTTTGGAAGCCAATGTATAGTTGTAGCTATAGATGCAAAGCGTAAAGGTGATTCTTGGGAAGTCTTTGTTCATGGGGGAAGAACAGCAACAAGTATTGATGTAATTGATTGGGCTAAGCAAATAGAAGAATTAGGTGGAGGAGAGATTCTCTTAACCAGTATGGATGGAGATGGTACTAAAGATGGTTATGATAATGAGCTAAATAAAGCAGTATCAGAGGCTGTAAATATTCCTGTTATCGCATCAGGAGGAGCAGGAAATTTAGAGCATATTAAAGAGGCGTTTACTCTAGGAAAAGCAGATGCAGCACTGGCAGCATCTATCTTCCACTTTAAGGAGTACACAATCGAAGAGACAAAGAAATACTTAAAGAAAGAGGGGGTTAATGTTCGATGTCTATCAAGAATTTAA
- a CDS encoding chemotaxis protein CheW, whose protein sequence is MSNETGQIIVFDIGEEKFGVKITEVHEIIRMKKITELPINSPYIAGIINLRGDIISVIDLRKRFGIDNIVEDDNTRIIVVEFEGQNVGLIVDAVSEVLHIDESKVDVPPKSMAGIKNDYIRGIIKVGEDIVILLELGNLLKSKEKIELDKES, encoded by the coding sequence ATGTCAAATGAAACAGGGCAAATTATTGTTTTTGATATAGGAGAAGAGAAGTTTGGTGTTAAGATTACTGAGGTACATGAGATTATCCGTATGAAGAAGATAACTGAGCTTCCAATCAATTCGCCTTATATAGCTGGAATTATTAATTTACGAGGAGATATTATTTCAGTTATTGACCTAAGAAAGAGGTTTGGAATAGATAATATAGTTGAAGATGACAATACTAGAATCATTGTTGTAGAGTTTGAAGGTCAAAATGTAGGGCTAATTGTAGATGCTGTATCTGAGGTGCTACATATTGATGAGAGTAAGGTAGATGTTCCACCTAAGAGTATGGCTGGAATCAAGAATGATTATATTAGAGGGATAATTAAAGTAGGAGAGGATATAGTCATCTTGTTAGAATTAGGTAATTTATTAAAATCAAAAGAAAAGATTGAATTGGATAAGGAATCATAA
- a CDS encoding response regulator: protein MSKSVLIVDDAQFMRTMLGKLIEENGYEVAGEAINGEEAIQKYMDLSPDLVTMDITMPKMDGVEATKQILAFNPEAKVIMCSAMGQKPMVVESLKAGAKDFIVKPIKPNKVKDALKNILG, encoded by the coding sequence TTGTCGAAATCTGTATTAATTGTTGATGATGCACAATTTATGCGTACAATGTTAGGAAAATTAATTGAAGAGAATGGTTATGAGGTAGCTGGAGAAGCTATTAATGGTGAAGAAGCTATACAGAAATATATGGATTTATCCCCAGATTTGGTGACAATGGATATTACTATGCCTAAGATGGATGGTGTTGAAGCTACTAAACAGATTCTTGCCTTCAATCCTGAAGCTAAAGTAATCATGTGTAGTGCTATGGGGCAAAAGCCAATGGTAGTGGAGTCCTTAAAAGCAGGGGCAAAGGACTTTATAGTAAAACCTATTAAACCAAATAAAGTAAAGGATGCCTTAAAGAATATCCTAGGTTAA
- the gyrA gene encoding DNA gyrase subunit A, with translation MKDKQITPVAIEDKMRNSYLNYSLSVIIDRALPDVRDGLKPVHRRILYATKKLGLIPDKPHRKSARIVGEVLGKYHPHGDAAVYNAMVRMAQNFSQRYILIDGHGNFGSIDGDSAAAMRYTEARLASISEDLLQDIEENTVDFIPNFDSSLEEPSVLPSRVPNLLINGSSGIAVGMSTNIPPHNLSEVIDGLIQLLDNQDISIKDLMKTIPGPDFPTGGIIVGNDGIKDAYNTGSGKITLRGKSKIEDKGKGKKSIIITEIPYQLSKAKLIEEIADTVKKGKIDDISDIRDESDREGLRIVIELKKKGNPEIILNRLYKYTSLQSSMRINMLALVDQQPKVMNIKTILEHFLDFRREVITRRSKYQLEKAEDREHILIGLKKATDSLDKVIKVIRSSKSTPEAKRNLQKELEVTKRQAEAILNMRLQRLVSLEIEKLEGDLAEIREKINYLKSILNNTDILDNIVKDELIEIKEKYGDKRKSKILADDSKAEIEEEDLIKDKDVVISLSYRNYIKKADSLDNVRSAKNDFITHVVTGRNLDQVLFFTDKGQAYSLTSHEIPEHHGLSTGDPLNQYLKLPMDEHIVGVIMLNDYTKENYIMLATKDGLVKKTKGEEYESSISSIKAINLNEGDEVIGVAVTDGEQDILLGTKEGYTIHFKEDEITDTGRNTKGSKGINLNEGDEVISFNLVEGSSLVLSITKEGRGKASPIEDYTLQKRNGKGLKTMSNDKYKLLGILPAKSNDKLILVSENGEIIEMEVSNITETKRLGAMYSQAKLDNDEFVKIVKLPRLEKEDREDNKEQ, from the coding sequence ATGAAAGATAAACAGATTACACCTGTGGCTATTGAAGACAAGATGCGCAATTCCTATTTGAACTATTCATTAAGTGTTATTATAGACCGTGCTCTACCTGATGTTAGGGATGGGCTTAAGCCAGTACATAGAAGAATTCTTTATGCAACTAAAAAGTTAGGGCTGATTCCTGATAAACCTCATAGAAAATCAGCACGTATAGTTGGAGAGGTATTGGGTAAATATCACCCTCATGGTGATGCAGCTGTATATAATGCTATGGTTAGAATGGCTCAAAATTTCAGTCAGAGATATATTTTAATTGATGGTCATGGAAACTTTGGATCAATCGATGGTGATAGTGCAGCAGCTATGCGTTATACTGAGGCTCGTCTAGCATCTATTTCAGAAGATTTACTTCAGGATATTGAAGAAAATACCGTTGATTTTATTCCTAACTTTGATAGTAGCTTAGAAGAACCTAGTGTCTTACCATCACGAGTTCCTAACCTACTAATTAATGGGTCTAGTGGAATTGCTGTTGGGATGAGTACAAATATCCCACCTCACAATCTATCAGAGGTTATCGATGGCTTAATTCAACTATTAGATAATCAGGATATTAGCATTAAAGATTTGATGAAGACTATTCCAGGACCTGACTTTCCTACTGGAGGTATTATCGTTGGAAATGATGGAATCAAAGATGCTTACAATACTGGAAGTGGAAAGATAACTCTTCGTGGTAAGAGTAAGATTGAAGATAAGGGTAAAGGCAAGAAGAGTATTATTATTACTGAAATTCCTTACCAGTTGAGCAAAGCTAAATTGATTGAAGAGATTGCTGATACCGTTAAGAAAGGAAAGATTGATGATATAAGTGATATTCGTGATGAGAGTGATCGGGAAGGCCTTAGAATTGTAATTGAATTAAAGAAGAAGGGAAATCCAGAGATCATCTTAAACCGCTTATATAAATATACTTCTTTACAATCTAGTATGAGAATTAACATGTTGGCTTTGGTAGATCAGCAGCCAAAGGTTATGAATATCAAAACAATATTAGAACATTTCTTGGACTTTAGAAGAGAAGTCATCACTAGAAGGAGTAAGTATCAATTAGAGAAGGCTGAAGATAGAGAGCATATTCTAATTGGACTTAAAAAAGCTACTGATAGCTTAGATAAGGTAATTAAAGTTATTAGAAGCTCTAAATCTACTCCAGAAGCCAAAAGAAATCTACAAAAGGAACTGGAAGTTACTAAAAGACAAGCAGAAGCCATCTTAAATATGAGGTTACAACGCTTAGTCAGCCTAGAAATCGAGAAACTAGAAGGTGATTTGGCAGAAATTCGAGAGAAGATCAACTATCTAAAATCTATCTTAAATAATACTGATATTCTAGATAATATTGTTAAAGATGAATTAATAGAGATTAAAGAGAAGTATGGCGATAAACGTAAGAGTAAGATACTAGCCGATGATTCTAAGGCGGAGATAGAAGAGGAGGATTTGATTAAGGATAAAGATGTAGTCATCTCTCTCTCCTATCGTAATTATATCAAGAAGGCAGATAGTCTAGATAATGTCCGCTCTGCCAAAAATGACTTTATTACCCATGTGGTAACTGGAAGGAACCTAGACCAAGTCTTATTCTTTACCGATAAAGGACAGGCTTATAGTCTTACATCCCATGAAATTCCAGAACATCACGGCTTATCTACTGGCGATCCCTTAAATCAATACTTAAAGTTACCAATGGATGAACATATCGTTGGAGTTATTATGCTAAATGATTATACTAAAGAGAACTATATTATGCTTGCCACAAAAGATGGTTTAGTTAAAAAGACTAAAGGTGAAGAGTACGAAAGTAGTATCTCATCTATTAAAGCAATCAATTTAAATGAAGGTGATGAAGTAATTGGGGTTGCTGTTACAGATGGAGAACAAGATATCTTATTAGGTACTAAAGAAGGCTATACAATCCACTTCAAAGAGGATGAAATTACCGATACTGGACGTAATACTAAAGGTAGTAAAGGAATCAACTTAAATGAAGGTGATGAGGTAATCAGCTTTAATCTAGTTGAAGGTTCTTCATTAGTTCTTTCCATTACCAAAGAAGGTCGTGGTAAAGCAAGCCCAATTGAAGACTATACCCTTCAAAAAAGAAATGGAAAAGGATTAAAGACTATGTCTAATGATAAGTATAAATTATTAGGTATCCTACCTGCCAAAAGTAATGATAAACTTATCTTAGTCAGTGAAAATGGAGAGATAATCGAAATGGAAGTTAGTAATATTACAGAGACCAAACGCCTAGGTGCTATGTACTCTCAAGCTAAACTCGATAATGATGAATTTGTGAAGATTGTTAAATTACCTAGATTAGAGAAAGAAGATAGAGAAGATAATAAAGAGCAATAA
- a CDS encoding protein-glutamate methylesterase/protein-glutamine glutaminase, with product MSRPIKVLVVDDSAFMRKVVSEMLEEADDIEVIDKARNGIDALRKIETDEPDVITLDVEMPKMDGLEFLQKLPELIGRNIPVIMLSSLTTKQSKTTIKALELGAIDFVAKPSGSISLDIDKVKEELIEKVRIAAGAKSKLAKISKTFSRTLKSEKKMVSIKKVATEQESSNGSTTDHIKLVVIGSSTGGPRALKEVVTLLPKDLNAAILIIQHMPPGFTTSLAQRLDKLSHLRVKEAEEGDRLEKGLALLAPGDYHMVIENGQVKLNRNSKVHNVRPAVDVTMESIAQDYNSRAIGVILTGMGKDGAEGMKLIRNNGGKTIGQDEETCVVYGMPKVAYEIGGVEVVKPIDQIAKEIVRMVNS from the coding sequence ATATCGAGACCAATTAAAGTGTTAGTAGTTGATGATTCTGCTTTTATGAGAAAAGTTGTTAGTGAAATGTTAGAAGAGGCAGATGATATAGAGGTTATCGATAAAGCAAGAAATGGAATAGATGCTTTGCGTAAGATTGAAACTGATGAACCTGATGTAATTACTTTAGATGTAGAGATGCCTAAGATGGATGGATTGGAATTTCTACAGAAGTTACCAGAGTTGATTGGAAGGAATATTCCAGTTATTATGTTGAGTAGTTTGACTACAAAGCAGAGTAAAACTACAATTAAAGCATTAGAATTAGGAGCAATTGATTTTGTTGCTAAACCTTCTGGAAGTATCTCTTTGGATATAGATAAAGTTAAAGAAGAATTAATTGAAAAGGTGAGAATAGCAGCCGGGGCTAAATCTAAGTTAGCAAAAATCTCTAAAACCTTCTCAAGGACATTAAAGTCAGAGAAGAAGATGGTCAGTATAAAAAAAGTAGCTACTGAACAAGAATCATCTAATGGATCTACCACTGATCATATAAAGCTAGTGGTAATAGGTTCTTCAACTGGTGGACCTAGGGCTTTAAAGGAAGTAGTGACCTTATTGCCCAAAGATTTAAATGCTGCAATACTTATTATTCAACATATGCCTCCAGGGTTTACCACTTCTTTAGCTCAGAGATTAGATAAGTTATCTCATCTTAGAGTTAAAGAGGCTGAAGAAGGAGATAGACTAGAGAAAGGGCTTGCTTTATTAGCTCCAGGTGATTACCATATGGTTATCGAAAATGGACAGGTTAAATTAAACCGGAATTCAAAGGTTCATAATGTTCGTCCAGCTGTAGATGTAACCATGGAATCTATTGCTCAGGATTATAATTCTAGAGCCATTGGAGTTATCTTAACTGGTATGGGTAAAGATGGAGCAGAAGGCATGAAGCTAATTAGGAATAATGGTGGTAAGACTATAGGTCAAGATGAAGAGACCTGTGTAGTTTATGGTATGCCTAAAGTTGCCTATGAGATAGGTGGAGTAGAGGTTGTTAAGCCTATTGACCAGATTGCTAAAGAGATTGTGAGAATGGTAAACAGTTAA
- the hisIE gene encoding bifunctional phosphoribosyl-AMP cyclohydrolase/phosphoribosyl-ATP diphosphatase HisIE, producing the protein MSIKNLKFDEKGLIPAIIQDAATKEVLMMAYMNEESLKNTIRTGRTCFWSRSRQELWWKGETSGHIQEVVEIDYDCDGDTLLLKVNQTGGACHTGHKSCFYRGIKREKDVEKVFDPKEVYKKSLDADILDELYEVIKDRKENPEEGSYTSSLYKKGENAFLKKIGEEATEVVMAAKENDQGEIIYEVADLLYHLMVMMVYYGVDLKEIYQELEGRR; encoded by the coding sequence ATGTCTATCAAGAATTTAAAGTTTGATGAAAAGGGGTTGATACCTGCTATCATTCAAGATGCAGCTACAAAAGAGGTCTTAATGATGGCTTATATGAATGAGGAGTCTTTGAAGAATACAATTAGAACAGGGAGAACCTGTTTTTGGAGTAGAAGTCGTCAAGAACTATGGTGGAAAGGAGAGACTTCAGGGCATATTCAAGAGGTTGTAGAGATAGATTATGATTGTGATGGTGATACCTTACTATTAAAGGTTAATCAGACTGGCGGAGCTTGCCATACAGGTCATAAATCTTGTTTCTATCGTGGAATTAAGCGGGAGAAAGATGTGGAGAAGGTATTTGACCCTAAAGAGGTTTATAAGAAATCTTTAGATGCTGATATATTAGATGAATTATATGAGGTTATTAAAGATAGAAAAGAAAATCCAGAGGAAGGCTCTTATACTTCATCATTATATAAAAAGGGTGAGAATGCCTTCTTAAAGAAGATAGGAGAAGAGGCTACAGAGGTTGTAATGGCTGCTAAAGAGAATGACCAAGGTGAGATTATTTATGAGGTAGCCGATTTACTATATCACTTGATGGTGATGATGGTTTATTATGGTGTTGATTTAAAGGAGATATATCAAGAGTTAGAGGGTAGAAGATAG